The DNA segment ccctggttgtcctggaactcactctgtagctcaggctggccgcaaagtcacagacatctacctgcctctgcctctgggattaaaggcatgtgccaccaccacagcccagtttTAAGGGGATTCTGAATTCAATTTATTTTGACTTTGTTTGAGATGCTTACATGTTAATTTATAATTGATATTGTTCTATGGCATCCCTTTTGGCACATGTGCTGTTTTTGTTTCAGATTGGCTCCACCATTAGTGAAAACATGTGAAAGAGTAGCTATCTTAGTGGCCTTTTTGGGGATAGTACTTTGGTTCCATTGTTCTGGATCATACTTTGTACATAAACAAAACTGCATTGATTCTTCGTACCTTatacaacaattaatgaaagacaAATAATGGGATTAAATATAGAGAATAAGACATGATATTTTTAAGGGAAAACACACATAAGAGAAAATTTTGACAACCTAGAACTCAGTGAAGTTCATAGACATGACACCAAGAGCAAGATGTTTCTAGAAGGCTGAAGAGTGACTCTTACAAAGATGGCCatatgctatggaataatcctcttgtacactgtaatgatttgtcacttgaattggtttaataaaactctgatcagccagtagccaggcaaaaagtataggtggggcaaccaaactaaggatgatgggagggagaagggcagagtcaggagtcaccagtcagacacagaaggagcaggagatgaatgtgccgtgctaataaaggtaccactaTGTGgtagagcataaataaggaatatggcttaacttaaaatataagagctagttagtaataggcctgagctattggctgagcatttataattaatataagcctcagagtggttatttgggaataggCAGTCAAGACAAGAAACTTCCATTTACAGCCATACCCTAATCCTTGGAAATGGTGAACCAGCACCTTCCCTAAAGACACATTGTAGAAGTGATTCACTTAAAAATCTGGAGATTATCCAGGATCTTCTGTGTGGAGATCATATGGGTTACCATGTGTGTTATCACATGGATTCATAGAGCATAAAGACAGAAAGATCAGAGTTAGAAGGAGATCTGATGACAATGGCAGAGGTGGAGTAATGTCTCTGctagaagaaagccaagagctgAGAAATGTGGACAGTCATTAGAaaggagagacaaaggaatagaTCTTCCCTACAGCACCCAGAAAGAATAAAGCAACATTTTAATTCTATCTCAGTGACATCCATTCTCAGGCTTCTGGCCTTCAAGACTAGCAGATTAGTTGTTTTAAAGGTCGcaaaacctgggcatggtggcccatgcctgtaatctcagcaggtgggtctctgtgagtttggagccagATAGATgcatatagtgagctccaggccagccagaggatAAAGagtaagactctgtttcaaaaaatagaGTCACCAAGTTGGTAGCAATTAGTAGCAGTTTCAATAAGGAAGCTCATTCAATTCATGCAAGAGAGAAAAAGTTCATTAGTAGGCTTCaacaaaactgattttttttttgcaaaaggcCCTGTTAAAATGttgaaaagagggctggagagatggctcagctgttaagagcactgactgctcttccagaggacccaggttcaattcccagcaaccacatggcagctaaacaactatctgtaactccaagatctgacaccctcacacatacatacatgcagacaaacacatcagtgcacataaagtaaaagtaaattatcttttaaaatgttgaaaagaaGTTTGGTGTCGTGAAACACACCTGTTTTCCCAGCATTTggaggagcaggggtggggggggggagctgagaCAAGGAAGACTGTAAGTTCAAAGTCAATTTGGGATACATATTGAgccccaggccagcttgggctacatagcaaggctcTTTGTCTAAAAAGTTGAAAATACAATGCACAGACTAGGAAAAAGGATCTACAAGCCATATGTCCAATAAGCAAATAGTATCTAGAATTTATAAAGGATCCACAAAACTCAGTATTGAAGAACAAATCTATGGGCTAACAAGCTGGCTCAGAGAATAAAAGCAAAtgctgtacaagcctgacaacctaaatttgagccccagaaccaCCTAGGGTGGGTAGAACTGActcctacaccacacacacacacacacacacacacacacacacacacacacacacacacaaacaaacaataagacaGTGTCTTTCAGTGAATAAATGGTTAAACAACTGTGGCACAATCAGGTCATGGAACAATTACTGCTCAGTCAAAGGAAGGCTACTCTGATACATGGTAACTTAGATCTGTAGGGCATTGTGCTTAGTGAAAAGAGCAGATCTCAAAAGATTATGCATTATATGACTCCACTTGCATATCATCCTTGAAATGACAACGCTTTAGAGATGAAGAAGACAGTAGTAACTGCTAGGGGACAATAGTAAAGGTggtattttattgaataatatGGGGTCATTTCTCTGTTGTGATCAAACAGTTCTGTATTATGACGGACATAATGAATACACTAATCTATAGAGAGAGCCAagttgtgcacatacatgtgctcaCAGACACAAAATATGCATGCGGATATAGTGAAAACAGAATGATGCCTAGTTAACAATATTGTACCGTGTTAATTGCCTATTTTGATATTGTACTACATTTCTATAAGATTTCATCATTGCAGGAAGCCAGACCAATGTTCAAGGGATTCTACTCTTGTGACTTTTGGTGAATTGACaagttattttaaagtaaaaagcaTTAAAATTTTACTGTGATTATTTTTGCTTTAAGACTTCTTTttaggccgggcgtggtggcgcacgcctttaatcccagcactcgggaggcagaggcaggcggatctttgtgagttcgaggccagcctgggctaccaagtgagctccaggaaaggcgcaaagctacacagagaaaccctgtctcgaaaaaaccaaaaaaaaaaaaaaaaaaaaaaaaaaaaaaaaaaagaaaaagacttctttttattttttgccactaattgggattgaacccagaacctcataaAACTAGTCAAGCACTGTTCTATTGAGCTATATCCCATCCCCCAGCGGCAATACTTCTCCTTAAATACcccctttctttgagacagaattcACACAACATAAAATTCATTATTATATGGGAGATTAAGTCAGGAAGATCATGGATTCAGAGCTATCCTAGACTACATAATGAAGTCTTTCTCAATAAAGCCAAACTTTTTTTTGGTAGTTTTggttcctttcctggatctcactctgtagaccaggctggccttgaactcacatagatccacctacctcttccttctgagtgctgggagtaaaggtgtgcaccaccaccaccacccagcaaagccaaacattttttttttttttttttggtttttcgagacagggtttctctgtgtagctttgcgcctttcctggaactcactttggagaccaggctggcctcgaactcacagagatccgcctgcctctgcctcccgagtgctgggattaaaggcatgcgccaccactgcccagcttcttttgtactttttatcttgagacagggtctcactaaattgcccgattggctttgaacttgacattctcttgcctcagcttgcTGAGTAGCTAGAATTGCAGGACTGCATCACCAGGATTGGTTTCCTGTTTTGACCTTTAGTAATCACAGTCACCAATTTCCTTCCTCATTCTTAAACCCTGGCAACCAAAATTCTTGTCTCCAtccctattattttattatttcgaGAATGTTGTAAATGAAGTCACATAGTATGTAACCTTGTGGGactggctccccccaccccccttcagCACAGTGCTCTGGGATTTATCCAAATTGTTGAATGTACCAATAGCTTGATCCTTTTTATTGCTGAGCACAGTTCCATTGATATACCATAGTTTATTGACCTAGTCACCTGATGAAGGACATCTTGGATGTTTCCAGATTTAGGGTATTAAGAATAAAGCTCACTTTAGGGTATTAAGAAtaaaactcactttggagaccaggctggcctcgaactcacagagatcagcctgcctctgcctcccagtgctgggattaaaggcgtgcgccaccgcgcCCGGAATGCCAAACATttttaatggagaaaaaaataggCTGAAactttagaactttttttttttaagatttatttatttatttatttatgtatacagtgttctgcttgcatgtgtcccttcaggccagaagagggcaccagatctcattacagatggttgtgagccaccatgtggttgttgggaattgaactcaggacctctggaagaacagctagtgctcttaacctttgagccatctctccagcccagctttagaacttttaaactaaaattcaCCATGGATTGCTgagcctgctttctgatagcacccaggaccaccagcccaggaatggcaccacctacagtgaactgggccctcccacatcaaccattaatcaagaaaatgctacTTATCGgttattgctagaagtcttagcttgGGTCATCtgtgtagattcctgggagattcccttgcaccagaTTTTTACCTAATCCCAAAATGACCTCCCTTTTCAGTAttctctttcagtattctccctccccaccccattccaACCTGATCACTCATATTCCTATCCCCATCTGCCTTCAGTCAACTtataaaatctcttctatttccctttcccagggatatCGATATCCAggtgtcgcccccccccccccccccccgtgaacCCTCCTCGTtacttagtctctctgggtctgtgaattgtagcatggttatcctttattttacaaataaaaaccacttacgagtgagtacataccacgttgtctttctgggtctgggttacctcactcaggatgatttttttctagttccatccatttgctttcaaatatcctggtgtccttgttttttttaacagctgagtagtactacattgtgtaaatgcaccacattttctttatctattcctcagttgaaggacatctaggttgtttccaggttctaaatattacaaataaaggtgctatgaacatagttgagcatgtgtccttgtggtatgattgagcatcctttgggtatatgtccaagagctacatagctgggtcttgtgataggttgattcccagttttcagTGAAATCGCAACACTGACtttcaaaatggctgtacaagtttgcaatcccaccagcaatggaggagggttccccttgctccacttgctccacatccttgacaATATGAGcagttatttgtgtttttgatcttagccattctgataggtgtaagatggtatctcagagttgttttgatttgcatttatctgatgattaaggatgttgaatatctGCTTTAGTGTTTCTCTGctgtttgatattttttttgagaactgtttatttagatctgtaccccattttttagttggattatttggtttgttgatacctagtttcctttttttaaatttatttatgtgcattggtgttttgccattgGTGTccggtcccctggaactggaattacagacagttgtgagctgccatgtgggtgctgggaattgaacctgggtcctctggaagagcagtcaatgctcttaaccactgagccatctctccagcctaatacctagtttcttgagttccttatatattttggacatcagtcctctatcagatgtggggttggtgaagatctttccccattttgtaggctgttgttttgtcttattaatggtgtcttttgccttacagaaacttttaaatttcatgaggtcccatttattgttgatcttagtgcctgtgctattggtgttctgttcagaaagttgtctcctgtgccaatgcgtttatttctcactttttttggtggaagtttctgttccaccaacaactcccaaatacccagaagccacttcccaaattaccacacagaagtttatattaattataactgctcagccattagctcaggcttattactgacagctcttacacttaaattaacccatgattcttatctatgtttagccacgtggcttggtaccttttctcagttctgccttcacatcttgctccctctgtgtctggctggtgattcctgactcagccttcctcttcccagcctctccttgtctacttgccccacctatacttcctgcctggctactggccaatcagcgttttatttatcagccaatcagagcaacacatattcacagcatagaaaatgatatcccacagcagtacaGAGATTCTGACTTGTGTTATATAATTGTCAGCTCCTGGGTCTCCGAGAAGCCATATTCAGCTTTGTGTTGGTCAAACAGCTTGCGCAGGGCACTGATGTAAAGTTCCATGTACTTTGCCACTGTCTCCTTGTCAGGATCATGGATCTTGGGGACTGTCAGGGGTTCACCAACTATGGAGGAGAAGAGACAAGTATCAGAGTCGCTACTCCAAGGACACTACCCACACCTCAGTTGGGGAGCACATTCCCACAAGTCTCTGGGGCTGTTCCCCTCTCTTCACTCTTTCCCCTTGTTGTTCTGGATCTCGTTCTCTGGTCACTTGCGTTTCACCCATGCTCCAGAGAATGAATGCAAGCACAGGAAAGAGTTGAATGAATGTACTTGAATAATGATGTTTCTCTGACAGCAGGTGAGCTCTGTCCCCCCTGTGATGGCCCCAAGTGTTAGCTGTTTGGTTGTCCTTCCTACCCTGCTTTCAGCCGGACCTATTGCCATACCCTTAGGGTACTCTGGTTGTGAGCCAGATTGCCTGGGGATTGGTGGATGACTTGCGGTGGTAGACCAAGAACTTGAGTGGCCTAGAAAAAGTAGAAAGCTCACCAACGGTGGTAATTGGATGATTGAAAGGCAAAAAGCCCCAGGATCCCCGAGTGAAGCCCCTGCCATGGAAAGTACAGAAATTTATGCCTAGGATTTTTTTGCCAATTTTCTGGAAGTTTTTTTGGAAGAACCTTAGCCATGTGCCTTCAGGGAAGGTCTCTTGGTTGTAAACCTCATTCTCACCAAAGGTGTAAGAAGGGACAATGTATGCCCTGCAAAGAGAGGGACAGCAGAATTAGATCTTCATTGAGGCAAAATCTCCCCCCAGCAACACTCTCTGAGGTGGGAAACAGCCCCAACCTCCAAACAATAGGACAAGATTTCAGGCACCCGGACACCCCCAGCCTCGTGTCGTGTTTCATTCCTTCCATACCACTTCCTCCGGTGGAACTTCAGTGCGGCTGCTGGACCTTAGCTCAGGAGACTTAGCACCTTCATTTAGCATCCAGCATGAGCTCCCCAAACTGCACAAGCATGCATGACACTCCTCTCTTGGAAGCTCTCCCAGAGTGCCTCACTGTAGCCGTCACTGCTTAGCACAAGCTCAGTGTCCTGGCCCTTCCTGTGTGGCCAGGTTCCTCACTACTTAGCCATAGTAAGTGTGCCAAGTGTTCTCTCACTTCGTCCGTGTGTTCTACTCCCTCTACGATTCTCTTTATGGAGCAAATGCCATTCTGCCTTTCATCGCTCTCTTCTAAGCATATCTCCTTAAAGAAATCATTGATCACCCCTGATTTCCACTGTGGATTTGTTATCTGTCAGCTAGTGCCCCCCTTATCCTACTTCCCCCACTCCGTGCCCTGCCCTGCCTCACAGTCCTCTCCTGACCAATCAGAAGTGAAAATCCTGACGGTTCTCATTGAATCCCTGGGGTCTGGTCTAGGGTAGTGCTGTATATATCATCTAGTTCCTCATCGAATGCCTGAGTTTTCACTTTTGTTCAGTTGTTTACTGTGTTGTTTTTGAGGTGCTGGAGATTCAACCTTGCACATTATCACTAGAAGGAACCCCAgacctataattttttttttttaaagctggagaCAGGATATTGTCAACTtctccaggctggttttgaacttgtagTCTTCCTTTTCCAGATTTTAGAGTAAGGGGGATTACAGGCAAGAGCCACAATGTCTGGCtcttttcccatttttgtctGATTGGCAACTCTTACTCTCATTTTAACTTTAGCACAGTTCAGATGTCACTCTCCGATGAAGCCTCCAGTCGGGGCCAAGGTCTTTCTATAAATTGGTGCCCCCAGGGAAATTTGTATATGTCTCCCTTATCATCCGTCATTTACTCAACACATTTCCattgagttctttttttatgtGCCAGCACTGTTTTAGGTCATGGGGATCCATCAGTGAACACAAGGGATGAGGAAAAAATCTCCATACTCCTGGTGTTTCCTAGCAGCGAAGGAGCAGGCAATGGGGAGAAAAGTGAGCAATGAAGTCAGGGCAGTGGCTCAAGACCAGTTTCTTCAAGATCTTCTGCTCTGTGTGACATGGAGCTTGGACATTGGACAATGTGACATTGGAGCTTGGAGATATGATATAACTTGACTCATGGTTACCAGGATCATTCTAGCTACAACTGGGAATAGAATCTTTGAGGCAAGGGAAgcaggaacagaaacagaaagagcagTTCCAAGTATTGAAATGGTCCAGCAGAGAGATAATGAGTGCTTAGACCATGGGAATGGTAGTTGAGATGGCAAGTAGCTGGAGTCTACATATGTTAtgatatgtgcatgtatttgtcaTCTACATTAGACTGTGAGTCCACAAGCACCTGGTATTGTTTATTCCTGTATTTCAATGTCCCATACTAAGCCTGACACACAGTAGGTATCTGACAGTTGCTGAAAACACTCTCTGGGGGCATCCTCTGAGCATCCATCCCCTGAATACCCAGCCAGTACCTTCACTGCCCTTGGGTGGTTCTCAGGGCCTCCCAGTGAATGAGTTAATACAGAACAAAGCCACTCTCTCCTAGAGCCCCAGACTAATGGACCTTTTTCTGCTCTTCTTTCCCCGACTTCAAGATCTAACCACCAAATGTCTGGAGGTCCAGATACCCCCAAGGCATAATGCGAAGGGTAAACGGAAGTAATCAGAGGAAAATAGGGGTATCTAGCAGGTTTCCCAGAGAGGGTGTCATTGTAGATAGTTACAGAGGGCCTAAGGCACCATGACAAGAGAGTCCTTGAACCTAGGGACCCACCCTGTCTTCAGTGCTAGCTTCACAAAACCTTTATGATTTTTGAGGTAGATTGTGGAGACTCCTGGGCGGCACAAGAGGGCTTCAGAAGCTCCACCCACCACAATGATCACAGCATTGCCTGAGCCTCTCTGCATCAGCTTGTGCTTCAGGGCCAACTCACTCACCGGACATATACCTGTGAAAGCAAAGAGTCAAGTGGATGGAGTGAACTTGGTGTCTAAGTGTGGAAGAAGGCTTCTCCCAGGTTCTTCCTGCTGTAGACAGTTACCACCTTCTGCCTTTGGTCTTCATGTCTTGGGTTTACCCTAGCCTGAGAAGGTATCTTTAGTGGCAGCTGCTTGCTTGCCTTGGTAGGACTCTCCAGTAAGGGCTATCCTGATTTTCTCCACTTGCTCCCACTCATGGTCTCCTGTCTTCCGGATGAACCCGTTCCATTTCTACCCACAGACTGTAGAGCTATCTTTCCCTCTGTCCAGGATGACCACTCCAGAAACCCTCCAGAGGCATTTCTTCTGGAGGTGATCAGGCTAGCCACCACCAGTGTGCTTCCTTCCTAAGAGCAAGCTGCCAAAAGGATCCATTAAGTAGGATTTTGGGTGAGCAGGCAGACCAAGCCAAATTGAAATGTAGATGAACAATGGAATGTGGATGGCATCCTGTTGTTTGACAAAAGCTGCAGATGTTCAACACTTTGAAATCCCATTTTTGCATTGAATTCATCTTCTGTTCTCTACTGGGATGGCAGAATTTGCATCCAAGGTCTAGCCATTGAGAGAAACGCTTGCTACATGGCCATACTAACCTAAGAGGAAAGCTGAAACATCTTCTGGGATTCCCCTCAAGATAAATGTAGCTTACCTTTAGTTTGCCCTCAGTTGTTTTCTGATGTCCAGAAAGATATTCAtccagagagaagggaacctGTCATAGTACCCTGGTTTGTGGCACTGGAAAGTTGTCCTGAATTCTGATGGATAATTGTCCTTTATCCTTTGGCATAAGCAAGGATTGAGGGATTCCCAGGAGATGCAGGACATGGACCAAGATTGTATGTACTAGCTGGTATGAGAGACTTTATAATACCTTTAAGGTTCCTTGACATGAGAGCTGAAATAAGCCAGTTGTCATCTCAGAGAAGAATCTGGCATATTTCCCCCTGTATTCATGTTTAATATATGGCTTTTACTCTCTGCTTTCCATTTGGGCTTGATTCTGCACTTAGCCTTCTGATTACCCTTTGTAAGGAGTCCTGGCAACTTGTGAATGTCTATAACTTCCCCTGCTGCCCAATCAGACTGCCTCTCAGACTTTGTACAGAAACTGATGCTGAGACACATACTCCTGATACTGGCtggactctttaaaaaaatcagtcaagTCTTCTATCACAGAGTGACTGTTGGAGCATATTGGGGTAGCATCTTGAGTTGGATTTCAGAATGGGATGATTTCCTATACTCACCCATGGACATTACATACTCTCGCACAATAGGGATCCAGAAGATCCCTTCCAAGGTTGCTAAAAAGGGAGTGATAGATGGGAAAATCCTGGAAAAGCCAGTGGCCTCAGTAGCAAAGTTGATGAAGGCACCAAAAGAGAAAACGCCATGGGGGTGGTTGACAACGATGTAGTTGTGCTTGGGAGAAAGGTCATGGGTCTTCACCAGCTGTTAAAGGAAGATAGAGAGACTGATcaagcagaaggaagaaaggatgtgAAAACTTCAGAGCCAAGCCAACAGCCTTAACTCCTTGCTCGCTAGGATGTTATTGTCATATAGATCCCCTGGGGATCCTGGTGCTAAGAGACGCTGGCTTGGGTTTGACACTGTGGGGAGGTATTGTTCCTGTCTCCCCACCTGCACATCTATTTTGGGTTTATTTTCTACATTATGCTGCTAGGCCTTCCCCTTCACTGCTGGCCATCAGAGCCGTTGAAAACCTGGATCTCAATAGGGAGTGGGAGTTCAAGCAACAAGGAGCAAGACATCCGGAGGAAAGGTGGGCATCGGGAGGAAAAATGGGCATCCGGAGGAAAGATGAGCATCCGGAGGAAAGGTGGGCATCTGGAGGAAAGATGGGCATCCGGAGGAAAGGTGGGCATCCGGAGGAAAGATGGGCATCTGGAGGAAAGATGGGCATCTGGAGGAAAGATGGGCATCCGGAGGAAAGATGGGCATCCGGAGGAAAGGTGGGCATCTGGAGGAAAGATGGGCATCCGGAGGAAAGGTGGGCATCCGGAGGAAAGGTGGGCATCTGGAGGAAAGATGGGCATCTGGAGGAAAGATGGGCATCCGGAGGAAATATGGGCATCCGGAGGAAAGGTGGGCATCTGGAGGAAAGATGGGCATCCGGAGGAAAGGTGGGCATCCGGAGGAAAGGTGGGCATCTGGAGGAAAGATGGGCATCTGGAGGAAAGATGGGAATCCGGAGGAAAGATGGGCATCCGGAGGAAAGATGGGCATCTGGAGGAAAGATGGGCATCCGGAGGAAATATGGGCATCCGGAGGAAATGTTGGCATCTGGAGGAAAGGTGGGCATCCAGAGGAAAGGTGGGCATCCAGAGGAAAGGTGGGCATCCGGAGGAAAGGTGGTTACCTTTACTGGGAAGTAGCTTTGGAAATACTTCCAGAGGGTCCAGTTTCGTACCCAAGCTGAACGCCTACCAtctggggacagagaaaaaaGAGACAAGCCAGCGGGCTATTGCCAGTCCCTCTACCCCTCCCAGAGGTGAAGAGTTCAGCCTATGCTCCTCAAGATACAGAAGCAGCCTCCCTTTTAGTCTCTTAAAGCTTCATGGGCAGCCAgacttttttctcctcttctcaccGCTCCATCCACCTCTCTTTTCCCTGTCCCTGTGACTCCAACCTTAGCACAGAAAGGACCACAATTCTGCTCACATCTCTTACCTCGACTGTGGGTGTTCCAGTCATAGAGAAGCCAGGCTAAGGAGAGCACAGATAAGGGCCATAAGCTACTGAACAGCAGGACATAGGGTATACCCAAGATGGGAATAGCTCCTGAGGAGACACAACCGATACATGTCCTTCAGTTTCTCTCAAGGCTTGGTACACCTCTCACAAGCTCTACAGTAAGAGAGCAGGCAAGGATGCTATGGGGACTGTTTTCCCCCCAGCCATTGCCTATTCCTTGTTCTGGCTCAGGCTGCTGTCTGGGTCCTTAGATATGGGTCCTCCTGAAGTCTGAGATCTTGTCCAAGGAAGCAGCAGAAACCACGAAACTCTCAGAGGAGGTCTTTGACTGGAGCCAAAGGGTAGAACTGCTTGGCAAAAGGGAAGAGAAGCGCACTGGGCTGGTGGCTGATTATCCTCACCCTGGCAGTTCAGAAAGTTCCTTATAAAAGTTTGATTTTCCTTACTTTGTTGAACTGGTAAAACCATACATTCTGAAGGTCGAGGCCTACCTGCGGTGTCCAGACAGTcggatgctgagaagaaagtgtaGATTAGAAACTGcttcactgtttttattttgtcccCTTCAAAGGGTCGCAAAATGTTCAGAAGAGGGAAAATGTGACTCTGTTAGCAAAGAGACATGGCAGACTACAAAATGCAAACATGCTATGTCTTAAAGCAGAAATGACCAtttttattaagtaaatatttatttatgaaataaaacaaacaaacaaaacaatttattgaattatttatttctcctgggacagaacccagggctttgttcataccagacaagtgctctaccactgaactacatcctcagcaATGGGTTCCACTTTCAATCAGCATAAAGTCTTGGGACACTTGCTCCAGAGTGCAGCTTACAGAGACCCTTATGTTGTCAAGACATCAACATAAGccaagtagaggcaggcagatatctgtgagtttgaggccagccgggtctatagagtgagttcaaagatagccagagctacagagtgagaccctgtcccaaacagacaaacaagcaaagacaCTAACACAGCAGGAGTGTTTTTGAGACGGTGCCTTGGGGCTAGTCAATCCAGTGCTGAGGAGCCAGTATGAAGAGGAGAGGGTATTCTGAT comes from the Peromyscus maniculatus bairdii isolate BWxNUB_F1_BW_parent chromosome X, HU_Pman_BW_mat_3.1, whole genome shotgun sequence genome and includes:
- the Dgat2l6 gene encoding diacylglycerol O-acyltransferase 2-like protein 6 isoform X1; this encodes MVFLSRLDLQEGLRTLSVLQWIPLYVILGAIPILGIPYVLLFSSLWPLSVLSLAWLLYDWNTHSRDGRRSAWVRNWTLWKYFQSYFPVKLVKTHDLSPKHNYIVVNHPHGVFSFGAFINFATEATGFSRIFPSITPFLATLEGIFWIPIVREYVMSMGICPVSELALKHKLMQRGSGNAVIIVVGGASEALLCRPGVSTIYLKNHKGFVKLALKTGAYIVPSYTFGENEVYNQETFPEGTWLRFFQKNFQKIGKKILGINFCTFHGRGFTRGSWGFLPFNHPITTVVGEPLTVPKIHDPDKETVAKYMELYISALRKLFDQHKAEYGFSETQELTII
- the Dgat2l6 gene encoding diacylglycerol O-acyltransferase 2-like protein 6 isoform X2, translating into MVFLSRLDLQEGLRTLSVLQWIPLYVILDGRRSAWVRNWTLWKYFQSYFPVKLVKTHDLSPKHNYIVVNHPHGVFSFGAFINFATEATGFSRIFPSITPFLATLEGIFWIPIVREYVMSMGICPVSELALKHKLMQRGSGNAVIIVVGGASEALLCRPGVSTIYLKNHKGFVKLALKTGAYIVPSYTFGENEVYNQETFPEGTWLRFFQKNFQKIGKKILGINFCTFHGRGFTRGSWGFLPFNHPITTVVGEPLTVPKIHDPDKETVAKYMELYISALRKLFDQHKAEYGFSETQELTII